TTTGCTAAGTCAATTTATTGAGGAGATGGATTTAACAGATTTGTATTCGACTTACTCCCGTATAAGGGAGAATAAGGCAACACCACGTCAGATGCTTAAAATTGTACTTTATTCTTATATGAATCACAACTATTCATCAAGAGCAATGGAACAATCTTGTTATAGAGATGTTAACTTCATGTATCTTTTAGAAGGCTCTCCTGTACCAGATCATTCTACATTTGCAAGATTTCGCAGTCTTCATTTTTCACCATGTACAGAAACAATTATGGCTGAAATGACTAATTTTTTTTATGAAATTGGGGAAGTACTGAGAAATGATATATTTATTGATGGAACAAAAATAGAAGCGTGTGCTAACAAATATACTTTTGTTTGGAAAAAATCAGTTTCAAAAAATTTGAAAGGGTTGCTTTCTAAATTAGCTATTTTTGTGGCTGAATGCGAAGAAATGTATGGATCAAAATTTGTGTATGAAAATAAAGTAAAAATAAAGCATATAAAAAAACTTCGCAAGAAACTTTATGCCTTAAAGAAGAAAGAAAATATAGAATTTGTGCATGGCTCTGGTAAACGAAAAAATCCAATTCAACGGTCTATTGAAAAACTTGAAGAATACCTTGATAAATTAAAAGAGTATACACAAAAAATCCATACCTAAGGTTGTAAACTAAGAATGAATCGAAGTATTCAAGTAGAAGGTTCTTTTGGAGAGATAAAGCAAGATATGGGTTTTCGTAGATTTCTGAGCAAAGACAAAAGGAATGTTTTGTCTGAAAGTATTCTATTAGCAATGGCACGTAATATAAATAAGCTGCATAATAAAATTCAATCAGGTAGAACCGGAACCCATATTTTTGCACTTAAAAAGAATGCCTAATTTTAAAATTTTAGAATTAAAAAAAACCTTATCAGAAAAGGCTTATTAAAGTAGGCCATTTTTTAATTATTGAACTTATTTGGCCTTAAAACATCATGAAATTTCTTATAAAGTACTAAAAAAGCGCTGCCGCGTTAGCTTATTTTTTATGCTAATGCGACAGCCCCTTTTATTAATAAAACTTTATATCAAAAGATTCAGGATTAAATCCTTTTTTCTTAAGTACTATGTCAAGTAATATTTTTACAAGATATGCAGATAGGATTATGTTCAATATGCAAGTTCCATCGCTTATTAGAGTATGTGAAGTAGTATTTCCAAAACCTCCAAAAAGTATGGAATAGATATTACTGTAGATTGTAAGGGTGTATCCTGCCAGTAGTATTAGCAGCCTGTTATCTTTTAAATATATAAAAGATAACATTGACAATGCTGCAGCAGGAAATAAGTATCTTTCATGCATTCCGGTAGAAAAAGTAAAAACTCCTGAAATTTGAACAAGTGCACAGGAAAAGGCAAATATTTTGTTTTTACTTTTAATATAAATATACCAGGAAAAAGCTGTAATTGCTATAATTGCAATTATTCCCCAAATTTTATAACTGAATATAAAAAATGTAGAGGAGCTTTCTTTATAATTTCCGCCAAGTAAATTAAAAAAATTAAAAGCATTTACAGAAGCGTAAGGGTATTCTGATATGGTATTTTTATATAATTTAAAAATCCACAGTGCATTTTGATTAAAGGAAAATGGGAGTATAATAACTAAAGAAGTCACAATACATGAAGCTGCACATTTAATAAGAGTTTTTAAATTTTTCCTGGCTATAAGTTCAAATAAGAGTACAGGAAAAAATATAATTCCCTGAGGTTTCATAAGCACTAAAGAGGTAAAAAGTATAGATGAAAAAACAAATTTCCCTTCTGATAAAAAGAACAAAGAGAGAACTAAAAAAAGAGTGAAAAAAGAATCTACCTGTCCCCAAAGGGATGAATTTATAAAAATAGCTGGGCTAAAAATATAAAAAGCACTTAAAAGAATACCCATTTCTAAAGAAAAATATTTTTTAGCCAATTTATATATCATATAAGCTGTTACAATATCTGCTATCATAGAAGGCAATTTTAAAAGCAATGTATAGTAAGGAGTTATTGAACTTATTTTCGCTAATTTACCAATTAAAAATAATATATAGATATATAATGGAGGATAGTCAGCTGATTTAGAATTTACATAAAACTGAGATAGACTGTTTGCAGCGGAGGAAGCCCAGCTTTTAAATAAATTTATATCTCCACCGTATCCTTCCATAACTGTGGATAATGAAATTCTTAAAAATAATCCTACACAAAGAAGTGAAAATATAAGTATTTTTGTGTTTGAATTATTTATTTTAAAGTTTCTATAGCCGAAAAAATAAAAGGCTGTAATACATAGTGCAAAAAATATTATTAAATATAAAGTGAGTAATGGGGCATATTTATTATTTGAGAACATAGATTCTCCTCGTTGATTTCTTCCTCCAGGAATTTGAGCATTACTGCCGGGAGTTTTGTTGTTATTTGATGAAAAGTTTTTATTAGGTGTAT
This window of the Clostridium kluyveri DSM 555 genome carries:
- a CDS encoding glycosyltransferase family 39 protein codes for the protein MIKIFFKKNLLKIGLILLILLSAFLCIYNIKNYTANTNTSRSRVEQFNSENRQRAQINDKQKTQGGVNSNTPNKNFSSNNNKTPGSNAQIPGGRNQRGESMFSNNKYAPLLTLYLIIFFALCITAFYFFGYRNFKINNSNTKILIFSLLCVGLFLRISLSTVMEGYGGDINLFKSWASSAANSLSQFYVNSKSADYPPLYIYILFLIGKLAKISSITPYYTLLLKLPSMIADIVTAYMIYKLAKKYFSLEMGILLSAFYIFSPAIFINSSLWGQVDSFFTLFLVLSLFFLSEGKFVFSSILFTSLVLMKPQGIIFFPVLLFELIARKNLKTLIKCAASCIVTSLVIILPFSFNQNALWIFKLYKNTISEYPYASVNAFNFFNLLGGNYKESSSTFFIFSYKIWGIIAIIAITAFSWYIYIKSKNKIFAFSCALVQISGVFTFSTGMHERYLFPAAALSMLSFIYLKDNRLLILLAGYTLTIYSNIYSILFGGFGNTTSHTLISDGTCILNIILSAYLVKILLDIVLKKKGFNPESFDIKFY